One Homo sapiens chromosome 13, GRCh38.p14 Primary Assembly genomic window carries:
- the ACOD1 gene encoding cis-aconitate decarboxylase, with translation MMLKSITESFATAIHGLKVGHLTDRVIQRSKRMILDTLGAGFLGTTTEVFHIASQYSKIYSSNISSTVWGQPDIRLPPTYAAFVNGVAIHSMDFDDTWHPATHPSGAVLPVLTALAEALPRSPKFSGLDLLLAFNVGIEVQGRLLHFAKEANDMPKRFHPPSVVGTLGSAAAASKFLGLSSTKCREALAIAVSHAGAPMANAATQTKPLHIGNAAKHGIEAAFLAMLGLQGNKQVLDLEAGFGAFYANYSPKVLPSIASYSWLLDQQDVAFKRFPAHLSTHWVADAAASVRKHLVAERALLPTDYIKRIVLRIPNVQYVNRPFPVSEHEARHSFQYVACAMLLDGGITVPSFHECQINRPQVRELLSKVELEYPPDNLPSFNILYCEISVTLKDGATFTDRSDTFYGHWRKPLSQEDLEEKFRANASKMLSWDTVESLIKIVKNLEDLEDCSVLTTLLKGPSPPEVASNSPACNNSITNLS, from the exons ATGATGCTCAAG TCTATCACAGAAAGCTTTGCCACAGCAATCCATGGCTTGAAAGTGGGACACCTGACAGATCGTGTTATTCAGAGGAGCAAGAGGATGATTCTAGACACTCTGGGTGCTGGGTTCCTGGGAACCACTACGGAAGTGTTTCACATAGCCAGCCAATATAGCAAG ATCTACAGTTCCAACATATCCAGCACTGTTTGGGGTCAGCCAGACATCAGGCTCCCGCCCACATATGCTGCTTTTGTGAACGGTGTGGCT ATTCACTCCATGGATTTTGATGACACGTGGCACCCTGCCACCCACCCTTCTGGGGCTGTCCTTCCTGTCCTCACAGCTTTAGCAGAAGCCCTGCCAAGGAGTCCAAAGTTTTCTGGCCTTGACCTGCTGCTGGCTTTCAATGTTGGTATTGAAGTGCAAGGCCGATTACTGCATTTCGCCAAGGAGGCCAATGACATGCCAAAGAG ATTCCATCCCCCTTCCGTGGTAGGAACGTTGGGTAGTGCTGCTGCTGCATCCAAGTTTTTAGGACTTAGCTCGACAAAGTGCCGAGAAGCTCTGGCCATTGCTGTTTCCCATGCTGGGGCACCCATGGCCAATGCTGCCACCCAGACCAAGCCCCTCCACATTGGCAATGCTGCCAAGCATGGGATAGAAGCTGCATTTTTGGCAATGTTGGGTCTCCAAGGAAACAAGCAGGTCTTGGACTTGGAGGCAGGATTTGGGGCCTTTTATGCCAACTATTCCCCAAAAGTCCTTCCAAGCATAGCTTCCTACAGTTGGCTGCTGGACCAGCAGGACGTGGCCTTTAAGCGTTTTCCTGCACATTTATCTACCCACTGGGTGGCAGACGCAGCTGCATCTGTGAGAAAGCACCTTGTAGCAGAGAGAGCCCTGCTTCCAACTGACTACATTAAGAGAATTGTGCTCAGGATACCAAATGTCCAGTATGTAAACAGGCCCTTTCCAGTTTCGGAGCATGAAGCCCGTCATTCATTCCAGTATGTGGCCTGTGCCATGCTGCTTGATGGTGGCATCACTGTCCCCTCATTCCATGAATGCCAGATCAACAGGCCACAGGTGAGAGAGCTGCTCAGTAAGGTGGAGCTGGAGTACCCTCCGGACAACTTGCCAAGCTTCAACATACTGTACTGTGAAATAAGTGTCACCCTCAAGGATGGAGCCACCTTCACAGATCGCTCTGATACCTTCTATGGGCACTGGAGAAAACCACTGAGCCAGGAGGACCTAGAGGAAAAGTTCAGAGCCAATGCCTCCAAGATGCTGTCCTGGGACACAGTGGAAAGCCTTATAAAGATAGTCAAAAATCTAGAAGACCTAGAAGACTGTTCTGTGTTAACTACACTTCTCAAAGGACCCTCTCCACCAGAGGTAGCTTCAAACTCTCCAGCATGTAATAATTCTATCACAAATCTCTCCTGA
- the ACOD1 gene encoding cis-aconitate decarboxylase isoform X1, which produces MILDTLGAGFLGTTTEVFHIASQYSKIYSSNISSTVWGQPDIRLPPTYAAFVNGVAIHSMDFDDTWHPATHPSGAVLPVLTALAEALPRSPKFSGLDLLLAFNVGIEVQGRLLHFAKEANDMPKRFHPPSVVGTLGSAAAASKFLGLSSTKCREALAIAVSHAGAPMANAATQTKPLHIGNAAKHGIEAAFLAMLGLQGNKQVLDLEAGFGAFYANYSPKVLPSIASYSWLLDQQDVAFKRFPAHLSTHWVADAAASVRKHLVAERALLPTDYIKRIVLRIPNVQYVNRPFPVSEHEARHSFQYVACAMLLDGGITVPSFHECQINRPQVRELLSKVELEYPPDNLPSFNILYCEISVTLKDGATFTDRSDTFYGHWRKPLSQEDLEEKFRANASKMLSWDTVESLIKIVKNLEDLEDCSVLTTLLKGPSPPEVASNSPACNNSITNLS; this is translated from the exons ATGATTCTAGACACTCTGGGTGCTGGGTTCCTGGGAACCACTACGGAAGTGTTTCACATAGCCAGCCAATATAGCAAG ATCTACAGTTCCAACATATCCAGCACTGTTTGGGGTCAGCCAGACATCAGGCTCCCGCCCACATATGCTGCTTTTGTGAACGGTGTGGCT ATTCACTCCATGGATTTTGATGACACGTGGCACCCTGCCACCCACCCTTCTGGGGCTGTCCTTCCTGTCCTCACAGCTTTAGCAGAAGCCCTGCCAAGGAGTCCAAAGTTTTCTGGCCTTGACCTGCTGCTGGCTTTCAATGTTGGTATTGAAGTGCAAGGCCGATTACTGCATTTCGCCAAGGAGGCCAATGACATGCCAAAGAG ATTCCATCCCCCTTCCGTGGTAGGAACGTTGGGTAGTGCTGCTGCTGCATCCAAGTTTTTAGGACTTAGCTCGACAAAGTGCCGAGAAGCTCTGGCCATTGCTGTTTCCCATGCTGGGGCACCCATGGCCAATGCTGCCACCCAGACCAAGCCCCTCCACATTGGCAATGCTGCCAAGCATGGGATAGAAGCTGCATTTTTGGCAATGTTGGGTCTCCAAGGAAACAAGCAGGTCTTGGACTTGGAGGCAGGATTTGGGGCCTTTTATGCCAACTATTCCCCAAAAGTCCTTCCAAGCATAGCTTCCTACAGTTGGCTGCTGGACCAGCAGGACGTGGCCTTTAAGCGTTTTCCTGCACATTTATCTACCCACTGGGTGGCAGACGCAGCTGCATCTGTGAGAAAGCACCTTGTAGCAGAGAGAGCCCTGCTTCCAACTGACTACATTAAGAGAATTGTGCTCAGGATACCAAATGTCCAGTATGTAAACAGGCCCTTTCCAGTTTCGGAGCATGAAGCCCGTCATTCATTCCAGTATGTGGCCTGTGCCATGCTGCTTGATGGTGGCATCACTGTCCCCTCATTCCATGAATGCCAGATCAACAGGCCACAGGTGAGAGAGCTGCTCAGTAAGGTGGAGCTGGAGTACCCTCCGGACAACTTGCCAAGCTTCAACATACTGTACTGTGAAATAAGTGTCACCCTCAAGGATGGAGCCACCTTCACAGATCGCTCTGATACCTTCTATGGGCACTGGAGAAAACCACTGAGCCAGGAGGACCTAGAGGAAAAGTTCAGAGCCAATGCCTCCAAGATGCTGTCCTGGGACACAGTGGAAAGCCTTATAAAGATAGTCAAAAATCTAGAAGACCTAGAAGACTGTTCTGTGTTAACTACACTTCTCAAAGGACCCTCTCCACCAGAGGTAGCTTCAAACTCTCCAGCATGTAATAATTCTATCACAAATCTCTCCTGA